The Marinihelvus fidelis genomic interval GCGGATACGGGCCCCAGGCTGTCCGCGTAAACCAGGTTGACGCACTCGCCCGCCTCGCAGGATTGCCAGAACCAGCTGCTGCTGCCTGGCGCGTGTCCGGGTGTCCACCGGTGCGTCAACACAAGATCGCCGACGCGCACGGTTCCGCCGTCAGCCACGACGTGCACGTCGTCAATTGGGGGGAAGCCGTTCTCCGGCGCGTAGCCAGCCTGCGGGTCGTATGGCCTGACGGCGCCGGAACGCAATGATTCCGCGGCAATGTGGCTCGCAACAACGTTGGCGCCGCTGGCGCGCTGCAATGCGGCAATGCCACCGGCATGGTCGAAATGGGCATGCGAGTTCAGGATGACCTTCACGTCGCCAAGCCGGTAACCCAGGCTGCTGATATTTTCGGCAATCAGCGGCGCCGACTGGGTCAGGCCGCCATCGAGCAGAACGAGAGCATCGCTACCATCATCATTCCGGGCTGTAACCAGCAGTGCCGCCAGACCCGAGGTGCCCACATACCAGGTGTTGCCGTGCACTCGAAACGGCTCGATGGGCTCGTTCCATCCCTCGCAGGCCCTGCAGTCATGATCCGGGTCGGGCGCCAAAGCGTTGTCGGCGCCCCAGCCCACCGGCAGGTAGCACGCGGTCGCCAGGACCAGCAGGGTTGCCGCGTGGCGTGGACGCATCATGATTCCGGCTTCTCCAGTTCAGGCTTCGGCGACGTGGTCGTCACCAGTTTGGCCGGCCAGGCCGATTTCGGCACAACCTTGGGTGTTTCCGGGTCGGTCTCGTAGGCCGGCGACATGATCTGGATATCGTTCTCATTGAACACGTCCTGGATGTTCTGGAAAAGCTGCGTGGTCACGCGCGGCCGGGTCGCCGGGTCGTCAATCAGCACATTCAGCTCGTAGGTAATGGCGAAATCGCCCAGCGCTTTCTGGTTGACGAATGGCGCCGGGTCGAAGCGCAGTCCTTCCGTGCGGTAAGCGGCTTCAACCAGCATGGCTTCCACCATGCGCCACGAGGTGTCGTAGCCAATACCGATTTCCGGGTGCAGCAACACCCCGGGGGAGTCCCCGGAATTGCTGTAGTTGATGACATTGGCATTCAGGATCACCGAGTTGGGAATCGTGACGCACTCGTTCTTGCGGGTGCGCAGGCGCATGACCATCATGCGCATTTCTTCCACCTTGCCTTCTTCATCGCCGATCCGAACCCAGTCACCTTCACGGTAAGCGCCGCGGTAAGTCATCGACAGGCCGGCGATCATGTTGGAAATAAACGAGGTCGAGCCCAGTGATACGACCACGCCCAGGAACAGCGAAACACCCTTGAAGGCGGCGGACTCCGAGCCCGGAATGTACGGGTAGGCGATGACCAGCGAGAACGCGATGACCATCAAGCGTACGAGCTTGTAGGTCGGCATGGCCCAGTCGTTGTCGAAGTTGGGCAGCACGATCTGTTTGCGGCCGATGGCCTGGAAGAACAACCGCAGGAACCGCAGCACACCACGCACGACCAGGAACAGGATGAACAGGAAGAACAGGTCAGGCAGCGAAGCGACGACGCTGCGGCCCATGCTCAGCAACGGGGTGGTGACCATCTCCAGCAGCCACTTGGCCGCGCCCCGCGTCCACGGGAAGACGCCCAGCACCGAGTCGATGTAAGTGAAAACAAGGACGGCCAGCACCAGCACGTAGGAACCCTTCAGCAGGCCGTCGAACAGGCCCCACAGGTGCTGGCGGTTCAGCAGGCGCTTCGACTTTCGCTCCAGTTCGCGAATGCCCGCCGAAATCTTGCGTTCCATGACCTTGTTGAGCCAACGCTTGAGCCGCCCCAGCACCCAGACCAGGGCCACCAGTGCCAGGGTCAGCCCGGCCAGGTAGAGTGCCGACATTCTCAGGGCGTCCGGCGTCCGGTCTTCGCGATACTGCTCAATGGCTTTCGCCACGCGTTCCCTGGCCGCCCGCGCCAGGACTTCCAGTGGAACCTGCTCGGTTGCGGAATCGGCCTGCACCAGGGTGACCAGGTCGACATCCCCGGCCCGCAGGATCAGGTGGCCATCGCGCTTGACGGTCTCAATCGTACTGACATCAAAACTCTCGTCCCTGGCCGCATTGATGATATTCCGGCGGATCCTGGCCGCACGTACATCGGCTGGAAAGGCCGTGATACCACGCACATGGAACAGGATCTGGCCGTCGACGCGTACGGGCGCCGTATCCAGGCGGGCACTCTCGGCGCCTGGGTCAGAATGCGTTGCAGCGCCTGACTGGGCCCAGCCGGCGAAAGGCAAAACCATGCCGAACAGCAGCAGCGAAAGCAGGAAACTGCGGCGTGGCAGACGCAAGGGCAGGTGGTCAGTCATGGTGATCAGGCTCCGGATCGATGCATGAATCGTAATTTATGACTCTGACGGATGCCATATCCGCTTATCATCCGGGCATGCCCGAGATCGCCCGATACAGCCATGCCCTGCAAACAAAGCCGTTCAGCATCTGTGCCGACCTGGCGCTGGACCGTCATGTCGGGGCGGGAGAATTGCGGCGCCAGCTGGCTGTCCTGAAGCCCTGGGTGGACGCCGTCGGTGTGCCCGAC includes:
- a CDS encoding mechanosensitive ion channel family protein, giving the protein MTDHLPLRLPRRSFLLSLLLFGMVLPFAGWAQSGAATHSDPGAESARLDTAPVRVDGQILFHVRGITAFPADVRAARIRRNIINAARDESFDVSTIETVKRDGHLILRAGDVDLVTLVQADSATEQVPLEVLARAARERVAKAIEQYREDRTPDALRMSALYLAGLTLALVALVWVLGRLKRWLNKVMERKISAGIRELERKSKRLLNRQHLWGLFDGLLKGSYVLVLAVLVFTYIDSVLGVFPWTRGAAKWLLEMVTTPLLSMGRSVVASLPDLFFLFILFLVVRGVLRFLRLFFQAIGRKQIVLPNFDNDWAMPTYKLVRLMVIAFSLVIAYPYIPGSESAAFKGVSLFLGVVVSLGSTSFISNMIAGLSMTYRGAYREGDWVRIGDEEGKVEEMRMMVMRLRTRKNECVTIPNSVILNANVINYSNSGDSPGVLLHPEIGIGYDTSWRMVEAMLVEAAYRTEGLRFDPAPFVNQKALGDFAITYELNVLIDDPATRPRVTTQLFQNIQDVFNENDIQIMSPAYETDPETPKVVPKSAWPAKLVTTTSPKPELEKPES
- the bla gene encoding subclass B3 metallo-beta-lactamase, which encodes MMRPRHAATLLVLATACYLPVGWGADNALAPDPDHDCRACEGWNEPIEPFRVHGNTWYVGTSGLAALLVTARNDDGSDALVLLDGGLTQSAPLIAENISSLGYRLGDVKVILNSHAHFDHAGGIAALQRASGANVVASHIAAESLRSGAVRPYDPQAGYAPENGFPPIDDVHVVADGGTVRVGDLVLTHRWTPGHAPGSSSWFWQSCEAGECVNLVYADSLGPVSAEGFRFSAPVDEFGGKTTADMLEASTRFLREFDCGVLVSPHPFYFDMTAKLEARANDPSVNPFLNPSECAGLADRFSEALEARLTEERSGM